tatgtggaatagaatggtggttgtggagaagacaaaaaggagaagatagcctcacatcaactaggcgtatcaatgggctatggagatgcccatcaatagatatcaatgtgagtgagtagggattgccatgcaacggatgcactagagctataagtataaaAGCTCAAcgaaaggaactaagtgggtgtgcatccaactcgcttgctcatgaagacctagggcattttgaggaagcccatcattggaatatacaagccaagttctataatgaaaatttcccactagtatatgaaagtgatatcataggagactctctatcatgaagatcatggtgctactttgaagcacaagtgtggtaaaaggatagtagcattgtcccttctctctttttctctcatttttttgggccttccttttttatggcctttctctctttttttatttagtcccgagtctcatcccgacttgtgggggaatcatagtctccatcatcctttcctcacttgggacaatgctctaaatgatgatcatcacttttatttacttacaactcaattcttagaacaaaatatgactctatgtgaatgcctccggcggtgtaccgggacatgcaatgaatcaagagtgacatgtatgaaagaattatgaacggtggctttgccacaaataaaatgtcaactaaatgatcatgcaaagcaatatgacaatgatggagcgtgtcataataaacggaacgatggaaagttgcatggaaatatatctcggaatggctatggaaattccatggtaggtaggtatagtggctgtttttaggaaggtatatggtgggtgtatgataccgacgaaaagtgcgcggtattagagaggctagcattggtggaaggaagaaaagtgcatataatccatggagtcaacattagtcataaagaactcatatacttattgcgaaaatctacaagttatcaaagcaaagtattacgcgcatgctcctagggggatagattggtaggaaaagaccatcgctcgtccccgaccgccactcataaggaagacaatcaataaataaatcatgctccgacttcatcacataacggttcaccatacgtgcatgctacgggaatcacaaactttaacacaagtatttctcaaattcacaactacccaactagcattactctaatatcatcatctccatatctcaaaacaattatcaagcatctaacttctcatagtattcaacacactcataagaatttttttactaatcttgaatgcctattaaAGCACATTACCATGCTGCTTTGtagtactctcaaaataatctaagtgaagcatgagataaaaatagtttctataaaacaaaaacaccacggtgctctaaaagatataagtgaagtactagagcaaaaactatataactcaaaagatataagtgaagcacatagagtattctaacaatttccgaatcatgtgtgtttctctcaaaaggtgtgtacagcaaagatgattgtggtaaactaaaaacaaagactcaaataatacaagacgctccaagcaaaacacatatcatgtggtgaataaaaatatagctccaagtaaagttaccgatggaagtagacgaaagaggggatgccttccggggcatccccaagctttggcttttaggtgtccttagattatcttggggtgccatgggcatccccaagcttaggctcttgccactccttgttccataatccatcaaatctttcacccaaaacttgaaaacttcacaacacaaaactcagcagaaaatctcgtgagctccgttagcgaaagaaaacaaaacaccacttcaaggtactgtaattaactcattatttatttatattggtgttaaacctactgtattccaacttctctatggtttataaactattttactagccatagattcatcaaaataagcaaacaacacacgaaaaacagaatctgtcaaaaacagaacagtctgtagtaatctgtaactaacgcaaacttctataACTCAAACAATTCTACCAGAATAGGAagacctggaaaatttgtttattgatcagcagcaattggaatcaatgttttatcacgttctggtaatttttaacaattattttcgtgaacagaaagtttctggaattttcagcaagatcaaataactatcatccaagaagatcctataggttaaacttggcacaaacactaattaaaacataaaaacaaatctaaccagaggctagatcaaatatttattcctaaacagaagcaaaaagcaaaaaaaaaattgggttgcctcccaacaagcgctatcgtttaacgctcctagctaggcataaaaggaaggatagatctaagtattgccatctttggtttttgggaagaaaagagaaaacttgttatctatggaattaatctttctattttgataaagcacgtggctattaatggtagaagaaagattaagcacgttgcggaaatttgcatctaggctagcttttatctctttgatagattcgtcttggtaggagagcaaaagagatgtggattcaactttctcattcatgggatgcccaaatatagttttaatcttttcataggtatctatggggtccccttcaagaaaaccttcttcaaaaatagaatctagaacttgtttgaacgaagtgggcaacccaacataaaagctttttagataaacctcaatttgatattggggtacatagctagcccggatccttaacatcctatcccaagcatctttcaaagattcatcgagtaaataacgaaaaaattccggaatcatcttcatcaaaattattaggaCTCTCATTGACAACTCCGGCAGGTTTTTCCATAACATTGTTTATGAGTTTAGATAGAATAGAAGGATCGTCCCAAGTACTAGGgctcgggagagaacccccaactctttttggttccgacatggcgaaagaaaggcgagcgaaaagaggcaaacggtaaagagagggcgaataaaatggcaaggttgaagtgggggagaggaaaacgagaggcaaatggcaaataatgtaatgcgggagataagggtttgtgatgggtacttggtatgttgacttctgcgtagactccccggcaacggcgccagaaatccttcttgctacctcttgagcactgcgttggttttcccttgaagaggaaagggtgatgcagtaaagtagcgtaagtatttccctcagtttttgagaaccaaggtatcaatccagtaggaggccacgcacgagtccctcgcacctacacaaacaaataaatcctcgcaaccaacgcaataaaggggttgtcaatcccttcacgatcacttacaagagtgagatctgatagatatgataagataatatttttggtatttttatgataaagatgcaaagtaaaataaaaggcaataaaaatagctaagtgttgaaagattaatatgatggaaaatagacccgggggccataggtttcactagtggcttctctcaagagcataagtattatggtgggtgaacaaattactgttgagcaattgacagaattgagcatagttatgagaatatctaggtatgatcatgtatataggcatcacgtctgagacaagtagaccgactcctgcctgcatctactactattactccacacatcaaccgctatccagcatgcatctagagtattaagttcataagaacagagtaacgctttaagcaagatgacatgatgtagagggataaactcatgcaatatgatataaaccccatcttgttatcctccatggcaacaatacaatacgtaccttgctgcccctactgtcactgggaaaggacaccgcaagattgaacccaaagctaagcacttctcccattgcaagaaagatcaatctagtaggccaaaccaaactgataattcgaagagacttgcaaatataaccaatcatacataaaagaattcagagaagattcaaatattgctcatagataaacttgatcataaacccacaattcatcggtctcaacaaacacatcgcaaaacaagattacatcgaatagatctccacaagagagggggagaacattgtattgagatccaaaaagagagaagaagccatctagctaataacaatggaaccgaaggtatgaggtaaactactcacacatcatcggagaggctatggtgttgatgtaaaagccctccgtgatcgatgccccctccggcggagctccggaaaaggccccaagatgggatctcacggatacagaaggttgcggcaatggaattaggtttttggctccgtttctggtagtttgggggtacgtaggtatatataggaggaagaagtacgtcggtggagcaacgtggggcccacgaggatggagggcgcgccctggggggaggcgcgcctccctaccttgtgccctcctggttgatgtcttgacgtagggtccaagtcctctggatcacgttcgttccgaaaatcacgttcccgaaggtttcattccgtttggactccgtttgatattctttttctgcgaaactctgaaataggcaaaaaacagcaattctgggctgggcctccggttaattggttagtcccaaaaataatataaaagtgtataataaagcccattaatatccaaaacagaatataatatagcatggaacaataaaaaattatagatacgttggagacgtatcaagaccatccacttgccctgaccaccggatccggacatggttgcttgagtggaaaggaggttggaacttgggcgctggagctcgagattgggaaggcagagacagagagaaagcgtgagaagaggaagggggaatccttatctccttataaaggcagccaatattaaacgcctcctcgctcgccttgagattcgcctattcccaagggctgtgtaaacggcacggttgggttacccatgcccgcattaatgagaatcccgcaataaggggacacgatctctgcttcgacaagacatgccaatagcaaccacgtctcgaaacgtgggatggcagatgaaaaacggttcgagattatgaccggacagacgcaATGTCGTGTTGTGAAgagctgtcaacagattagatttgtgcaagtattatattctctctgcggttgtgtgtggtatgtgTTACAGGTGCGGATACAATCATAGCGTCCGAAGACTATCTcggagttcggaaaaaggggaacccgccttgcaatgccgaagacaatctgcgcgccggactcctcgtcattgaagccaggttcaggggctaccgagggagtcctggattaaggggtcctcgggcgtccggcctgttatccatgggccggactgatgggctgtgaagacacgaaggccgaagactatacctatgtccggattggactctacttggcgtggaaggcaagctaggcgaccgactatgaagattccctcttatgtaaccgacctcatgtaaacctagatctctctggtgtctatataaagcggagagcatagtccggataggacagattcattaccatatactgataggctagacttctagggtttagccattacgatctcgtcgtagatcaactcttgtaacacccatattcatcaagatcaagcaagcaggaagtagggtattacctccatagagagggcccgaacctgggtaaacattgtgtcccccgtctcctgttaccatcgatcctagacgcacagttcgggaccccctacccgagatccgacggttttgacaccgactttggtgctttcattgagagttccaccgtgccgtcgacgaaaggactcgatggccccttcgatcgtcagtaatgacgccgtccagggagaaacctttctccccggacaaatctttgtgttcggcggcttcgtactgcgggctaactcgcttggccgtctggagcagatcgatagctacgcccctggccaccaggtcagatttggaagcctaaactacctcgcgtatatccgcggagacttgatcttcaatggattcgagaccgcgacaGTTGCTTCCCTGTGCTCCGATGAACACGAGGAGGCTGCGGTCTAATTCTTTTTACATATGGACCTTCTGTTGGAGCAGCGTTTTTTGCCCGAGACGGTTCAAAGGTTAAGTATTTTTACATTTGTACCGTCTATTGGAAATGCTCTTAGAGTATGAAATAAACCGAAGGAATTAATATATTGATAATCGGGATTATATAAAACAGTGATTTTTTTGGCTGCCTCACTTGTCGTTATGGCAGCGCTTACGGTACAGCACACACATGACATATCACAACAGAGAGCTCATGAAAGCAGAGTCCATGCGTGCCATCAAGCCGCCGCAGCAAGCTTCATCTCCTCCTTGATGGCGGCGGCGAGCTGGTCGTAGGCCTCCTCCCAGGCGGCCTTCATCTCCGGCGTCCACATCTCGGGGACGGCGCCCTCGATGGTGTCCAGCAGCGCCGTCTTCACCACCTCGAAGTGCGCGTCGGCGACGCCGGCCCTGACGTGGGTGGCGCCGAGGCGCCTCAGCGTGGCCTCCCTCACCTTGACGTCGCCGGTCTTGCGCAGCTGCGTGGCCGACTCGCAGGCCATGACGAAGACGGTCACGGCGTGCGCCTTGAGCTTCGGGTGGCTCTCGAGCGGCGCGTCCTCGCCGGCGTCGCGCAGGAACGGGAACATCGGCTTGGCCGCCGGCGCGATCTCGAAGATCCTGAGAAATGCAAGGCGTTAATTGGTCCGGTGAATGACGATCGGACACATGACatgatgcatgacagcatgagcaatGCAAGTGAAAGGACACCTGAGGAAGAACTTGAGAGCGATGGATTCGGAGTCCGGCTTCATGGCTTTCCATGAGCGCAGgaccagctcctcctgcgcctcgcTGAACGCCATTTGATTCTCTCTGCCTCCGCGTGTTTTCTTAATCTGTCTCGTTTCTTGGTGCGTGTGATCGATCGTGTCTAGAGGTACGAGTTCTGGTGACGGTTTATATAGGCAAGGCTGGGTGGCTCTCTGCTGGCTCGATGTGATACTGATAGTACTATTATTTTGTACTCCTACCAGATAGATGGCCCTTGGGTGCGTGAGCGGGCAGAGACTTCTGACGAAGCAAAAGCCAGCTACGATACGCTGTAGACTTTTGGCCGATCTTCCACGTCTTTGTCCGGATCTCAAAAATCAAATCCGTTTTCCTTTCTTCCACTACTGGTATCCTTCTTTTCGGAGATTCTACGTGGGCCAATTGAACAAAGTTATTTCTCCCTCTGATCAAACAAAAGATTACAGTGCGTCTGTACATGTTTTTCTTTACTTTAGGGTGTCTCAGTCGAACCAAGTCTCAATTAAAtgatataatatataaaaaattaaaatcTGAAAAGAATTATTTTGTACGAATCTCCATGCAAATCAAAAGAATATAGCATCCACTGAGACATAACGAAGTACTTAGAAAAACTTTTTTTTAAGCATGCATGAAACGATATATACCCTTTTTTTAAGTTCAGTGAGAAATGTAACCGCACGTGCTCGAGGGACGGATGTGCTCTCTTCGGGCACTGAAACGATATGTACTAGTAGTGGATGGATGCATCAAACGGCAGTACATATATGAACATTTGTGCGTACTGTACCTGAGGAAGAACTTGAGCGCGATGGCGGCGGAGTCCCCCTTCATGGCGTCCCACGCGCTCAGCACCAGCGCCTCCTGCTCCTCGCTGAAGGTGCTCGCCTCCTCCGATGGCATCTCCGTCGTTGCAGCCTGCTCCTCGCTGAATCTGGCCGCCGACACCACTGGCTCCTCCGATGGCCTCTCCATCGTTGCGGCCCGCTCTTCGCCGTTGCTGCTCATGTCTGTCCGGCCGGCAATATGACGTCAGGAAGGGAAGCACACAAGTCGCAAAGTTTCGCCTGCCCTGTCCAGTGGAGGTGCGACGAGACGACATGATCTAGTAGTAGCTAGCTGGGTCGCTAGCGGCCAAGGAGTAGGATGGAGCGACGTTGATCCGTGAAACGTTCACGATCACGTACGGTCACCGTGATGGGCTCCATCCCGGCCGTTAGCGGGAGCGGCAAAGGAAAATCTTCAGCTCCAGCCGGGCAGTGTGGACGCCACAGCCTGTCCCCTAGCACGGATTCGTGATGGGCTGCCCACTTCTCTTTCAGATGATACCCCCTCTGTAAAGTAGTGACCTCAAACGTCTTATGAAAGTCTACAGAGGGAGTAGAAGAGTAACTCTTCATAAAAGGAATATGACATGGACACAAAAACATTACAAAGGGCATATTGTTAGCCATCACCTATTTTGGAACATAAAATCATTGGAATATTTTGCTCCAACCAGGGGCGAAGCTGAAAAATAAATCCTATGGGGTCAGTCCTATAGGTACGGTGACAAAAAAGTTGACAGTTATCAGATCAAATTTATTGAAGAATTTTCAAAAATCCTGGTGTCAGCTGACACGAGTGTCTGTTCTGGAGCTTCGTCCCTGGATCCAACTTGTTGATGCCCTCCTTCATTGCCAGTCTGTTTGCTGCAACATTGACCAACATCATAGTGAGTTAATAGGAAAAAGCATAGCCTACAATGGATTAGAAATATTCTTCTTATATAAAATAATATCATTATGGCGAAGCCAAATGGACCAACACAAAACACTAACACTAACGCCAACATAAAATAGCTGATTTAAGTGCTCACGGGGTCCTATTAAGCCGATTGTCAAATATATGAGGTATAGAGGTACCGATGTTTAAATTAAAAGCCAAGCTAATGAGTAACAAATGAAGGCAAGCGCAATGACAATCAAGAAAAAGGAAGTTGAATGATCTCTTCTTTATTGCAAAATGCACAAAGCTTACTAACATTCTAACTAAACTTGCTAAATTATCTTTATCGAGAACAAATTGAACACAGTAGTTGTGCGAAAACGTATACTACCAAATAAAGAATGCATTGCTAACAAGTACTCAATTGTTGCTTTAGTACCCAAATTTCAATATATCTGATTTCTCAGTTATAGTTACGAGGAATAGAGTCAAGATTGATTAGATAAGGACATGGGATCAAAAAGAACGAATAATATGTTCTGTAAAGGCACCCAACCGCATTCATATCAGACATATATATTTCATGTAAACTTTAAAATGTTCGATTAGATCGCTAAAAGGATGTAAGTATTGGATCAAAGTTTCTTGGATACTCTCGGTTATGTTACCATGCTTTGATAAGCCAACTGGGTTGGCACGTGCTTTTGGTGGAGTTTGTCCTAATTtattgttggtgtttctaactctttggtcccaatgagtttgggtaccattttatttgtgttgttgttctaggaacaattggagatgcattggatgctcggctcactcacaaggaaggtggtgtcaccatgttcttattggagtcaagctaggatgctcaatgaactactatctattaCGTTCAATTGGTTTgttctacatccttccaatgatatctcggtaacaagtatctattcatgcattcttttcttgcattcaaccttgtgtaggttgcatcttggcatgatattcattccatcttgtgatacttgtttcctttctcaaagcatctcaacgatgatctcatgttgctagttgtgatgtctttgatggttgtatggtaggaattcatttatatacaataagaccatatctagccatgtgctatgcttccaagcaaatatcttattggtatatctatgacttccttttggatatcttgttccttcgtgttgtaactatttcgggtgtacatccttctttgtagatatatatcatcatgatttcgtctacctagaaccttatacacttgagagaaattgcatctctagatgatatactttctttcatgtccaccttgtctttcttatgttatttctttggtggctctgtGAAAGCTTTTGCCTGAGTGCGcatcttatctcgttgcatcttgatgcactcttgtgtggtgaagattattttcctcatgcttgtccttatgaggcttttgccatcttaattggtatcccttgtcttgatgaggctttcttcttctatcttcaccatgggttgtcgcaAGCTTTGTTGGTATctttttagtgagcttgtgaacccatttgctagttgggtgtgtgtggggagaacatgtcatgcaccgtgtatctcatttatccaagactatgttgatgcttaatgctcatccttattTTAGTCTTCTCGAGTGCTTTTCCATGACTctcacacatcattttggttgagcatattcttaagttgcctcttttacatgttgctcaaccatgtgtttagTGCAAGTGCCAGGTTTTGTTTCCTATTTGCTaccttgcacttgttgtaagtttctattgattttgggggagctatgatcctattttgtgcac
This DNA window, taken from Triticum aestivum cultivar Chinese Spring chromosome 1D, IWGSC CS RefSeq v2.1, whole genome shotgun sequence, encodes the following:
- the LOC123182646 gene encoding non-symbiotic hemoglobin isoform X1 — protein: MSSNGEERAATMERPSEEPVVSAARFSEEQAATTEMPSEEASTFSEEQEALVLSAWDAMKGDSAAIALKFFLRIFEIAPAAKPMFPFLRDAGEDAPLESHPKLKAHAVTVFVMACESATQLRKTGDVKVREATLRRLGATHVRAGVADAHFEVVKTALLDTIEGAVPEMWTPEMKAAWEEAYDQLAAAIKEEMKLAAAA
- the LOC123182646 gene encoding non-symbiotic hemoglobin isoform X2 translates to MAFSEAQEELVLRSWKAMKPDSESIALKFFLRIFEIAPAAKPMFPFLRDAGEDAPLESHPKLKAHAVTVFVMACESATQLRKTGDVKVREATLRRLGATHVRAGVADAHFEVVKTALLDTIEGAVPEMWTPEMKAAWEEAYDQLAAAIKEEMKLAAAA